The following coding sequences are from one Cydia splendana chromosome 15, ilCydSple1.2, whole genome shotgun sequence window:
- the LOC134797306 gene encoding E3 SUMO-protein ligase KIAA1586-like has translation MLIANMKEDKFSIIIDESTDRGVVKHLCLVVRLTIDNEVCDYFYDLIPIEGASAIDLYNHVVNSFDKDSIPWRTNLIGFASDGANNLMGNNHSVSTLLKDEVPNIFILKCICHSFALCASYACAKLPQMAEDLVKDLYNYIQSSPKRIGDLKMFQTFLQIKPHKLLHPSQTRWLSLHAAVARVLEQYNALKLFFIDAVSQAGSSASARHILDNMNNPYIKLYLLFLDFILPHFNNLNKLMQSETVQIHNLRKNIISVLKTILEFYIKPSYLESTDIESVNYRNPSNFLELKDIYMGAKVEAVLNTNNYPDNDIQALKLKIMNFYIEGVTQIYKRFPFTSPVLKLIEVLDPKIVKEKKYNSLAPLAMQFPNIVEASKWQELDDQWRLLRNTTSINFDETDIPKFWHNVGKEKIGDEEAFPTLSKFMNCLMVLPHSSAAVERVFSAINLNKTKQRNCLNTKTLCGIMHSKRLYNKSSCFAHNINNKMLSLFNKNMYEDGDGQHEEDIN, from the coding sequence ATGCTAATCGCTAATATGAAAGAAGATAAGTTTTCAATCATCATAGATGAGTCAACAGACAGAGGTGTTGTCAAACACTTGTGCTTAGTGGTTAGGTTGACTATTGATAATgaagtttgcgactacttttaTGACCTCATACCCATTGAAGGGGCATCTGCTATAGATCTTTATAATCATGTGGTAAACTCTTTTGATAAGGACTCTATACCTTGGAGAACCAACTTGATTGGTTTTGCGTCAGATGGTGCCAATAATTTAATGGGAAATAACCACTCTGTTAGCACCCTGCTCAAAGATGAAGTTCCAAATATATTCATTTTAAAGTGTATATGCCACTCTTTTGCACTTTGTGCTTCATATGCGTGTGCGAAGTTGCCACAAATGGCTGAAGATTTGGTCAAAGATTTGTATAACTATATACAAAGTAGTCCCAAAAGGATTGGTGACTTAAAAATGTTTCAAACGTTTTTACAAATCAAGCCTCACAAGCTTCTGCACCCAAGCCAGACAAGATGGCTATCGCTACATGCTGCTGTTGCTAGGGTTCTCGAacaatataatgccctcaagcTGTTTTTCATAGACGCAGTATCTCAAGCAGGCTCCTCAGCAAGTGCCCGTCATATCCTAGACAATATGAATAACCCATATATAAAACTTTACTTGCTTTTTCTAGACTTCATTTTGCCTCACTTTAACAATTTAAACAAGTTGATGCAGTCTGAGACTGTACAAATACACAATCTGAGAAAAAACATAATTTCAGTCTTGAAAACCATATTGGAATTTTATATAAAGCCTAGTTACTTAGAATCTACAGATATTGAATCGGTCAACTACCGTAACCCATCAAATTTTCTAGAGCTAAAGGATATATATATGGGAGCTAAAGTAGAGGCAGTATTAAATACAAACAATTATCCGGACAATGATATACAAGcattgaaattaaaaattatgaattttTATATAGAAGGGGTAACCCAAATTTACAAAAGATTTCCGTTTACCAGCCCTGTGCTGAAGCTAATAGAAGTACTGGACCCGAAAattgtaaaagaaaaaaaatataattcttTGGCACCATTAGCCATGCAATTCCCTAACATTGTTGAAGCATCAAAATGGCAGGAGTTAGATGATCAATGGCGATTGTTAAGAAATACCACGAGTATTAACTTTGATGAAACTGACATTCCTAAATTTTGGCATAATGTTGGAAAGGAAAAGATAGGAGATGAGGAGGCATTTCCCACTCTGTCCAAGTTCATGAACTGCTTGATGGTTTTGCCACACTCCAGTGCAGCAGTAGAACGCGTTTTTTCGGCCATAAACttgaataaaactaaacaaaGAAACTGTCTGAACACAAAAACATTATGTGGCATCATGCACAGTAAGAGGTTATATAACAAAAGTAGCTGCTTTGcccataatataaataataaaatgctctcactattcaataaaaatatgtatgaagATGGAGATGGTCAGCACGAGGAAgacataaattaa
- the LOC134797730 gene encoding uncharacterized protein LOC134797730 isoform X3: MLKFLVSALLASTCVQYARAIQCYECSSVNNTMCLDPTIYDKDTLQKFMTLTDCGTHGNQEYFCRKIIQTILRKGHDSEVRVHRGCGWVRSRRDCYKADNEDHLETVCQCFDDGCNAANSVVAGWTILVASTTTILNKWR; the protein is encoded by the exons ATGTTGAAATTTTTGGTCAGTGCGTTGTTGGCGTCGACGTGTGTACAATATG CCAGGGCGATCCAGTGCTACGAGTGCAGCAGCGTGAACAACACCATGTGTCTGGACCCCACCATCTACGACAAGGACACGCTCCAGAAGTTCATGACCCTCACCGACTGCGGGACCCATGGGAACCAGGAGTACTTCTGCAGGAAGATCATTCAGACCA TTCTCCGCAAGGGCCACGACTCCGAGGTGCGCGTGCACCGCGGCTGCGGCTGGGTGCGCTCGCGCAGGGACTGCTACAAGGCGGACAACGAAGACCATCTGGAGACGGTGTGCCAGTGTTTTGACGATGGATGTAACGCCGCGAATTCTGTGGTAGCGGGGTGGACAATCTTGGTTGCCAGTACGACTACCATCTTGAATAAATGGCGCTAA